A stretch of Dietzia lutea DNA encodes these proteins:
- a CDS encoding ThuA domain-containing protein translates to MFVCGGRWHDFDYARLGVLTMLGEHEHVRTRVFEDYATNGALPGADVLVTYTCDVRPDPTQQAELADFLARGGRWLALHATNAAIDPPSEPGGRFSASPELGIAHLLGSKFRGHPPIVPYRVEVSDPGHPLIEGIGPFTVSDELYVSEVAGDLDVILHADYVGDCPGFVDARAVIARQPVLYTRSFGEGTVCYFTLGHCRGRFDIQDLGVEDLERVDRGSWSSMEFRTVLSRCVAWVAGGSGV, encoded by the coding sequence GTGTTCGTGTGCGGTGGTCGGTGGCACGACTTCGACTACGCCCGCCTCGGTGTGCTGACGATGCTCGGGGAGCACGAGCACGTGCGGACGCGAGTGTTCGAGGATTATGCGACGAACGGCGCACTGCCGGGCGCCGACGTACTTGTGACCTACACGTGCGACGTGCGTCCGGACCCGACGCAGCAGGCGGAACTAGCGGATTTCTTGGCTCGCGGGGGACGGTGGCTCGCTCTGCATGCGACCAACGCCGCGATCGATCCACCTTCGGAACCCGGGGGGCGCTTCTCCGCATCGCCGGAGCTTGGGATAGCTCACCTGCTCGGCAGTAAGTTCCGGGGCCACCCTCCAATCGTTCCGTATCGAGTCGAGGTGTCCGATCCTGGTCACCCGCTGATCGAAGGAATCGGTCCGTTCACGGTCTCGGACGAGTTATACGTCAGTGAGGTGGCGGGAGACCTGGACGTGATCCTGCACGCCGATTATGTCGGGGATTGCCCCGGTTTCGTAGACGCTCGTGCGGTTATTGCGCGGCAGCCTGTGCTCTATACGAGATCGTTCGGGGAGGGCACGGTGTGTTACTTCACCCTCGGGCATTGTCGTGGCCGCTTCGATATCCAGGATCTCGGGGTCGAAGATCTTGAACGGGTCGATCGAGGCAGTTGGTCCTCGATGGAGTTTCGTACTGTGTTGAGCCGGTGTGTGGCCTGGGTTGCGGGTGGGTCTGGTGTTTAG
- a CDS encoding ThuA domain-containing protein, protein MTGSRRVLVLTGGHKIDDASFTRIIDRLAAERGWVVRRAARDLGAELADRTTQDFDAVLMYDLPGLALSLGSAPTPAGPGPETVDAIADLLEAGTGLVVLHHALAGWPAWPGWADAIGGRFHYRPARLRGRAHEDSGYYHGRFRARVVDESHPVTAGVESLELEDELYAAVVFEDDVHPLVRLESVPPTSDYRSAFDAVLRRPQRDGWCCPVPSDLLGWSTTAGSSPVVTLLPGDGGGTLLNDDYARLVGNSVDWVLSSDARQAAAAAPRPIDRNIDDSLIRVNGR, encoded by the coding sequence ATGACGGGTTCCCGCCGCGTCCTCGTGCTGACCGGCGGACACAAGATCGACGATGCGTCGTTCACCCGGATTATCGACCGACTGGCAGCCGAGCGGGGCTGGGTTGTCAGGAGGGCGGCGCGGGATCTCGGTGCGGAGTTGGCGGATCGGACTACACAGGACTTCGACGCGGTCCTCATGTACGACCTTCCGGGCCTTGCGCTGTCCCTTGGCTCGGCGCCGACCCCGGCCGGACCCGGCCCGGAGACGGTCGACGCCATCGCGGACCTGTTGGAGGCCGGTACCGGTCTCGTCGTGTTGCATCACGCCCTTGCGGGATGGCCGGCCTGGCCGGGCTGGGCCGACGCGATTGGTGGTCGATTCCACTACCGTCCGGCCCGCCTCCGCGGCCGCGCCCACGAGGATTCCGGGTACTACCACGGCCGGTTTCGAGCGCGTGTCGTCGACGAGTCTCACCCCGTGACCGCGGGTGTCGAGTCCCTCGAACTCGAGGACGAGTTGTACGCGGCCGTCGTGTTCGAGGACGACGTCCACCCGCTCGTGCGACTGGAGAGTGTGCCACCGACTTCCGATTACCGGTCGGCGTTCGACGCGGTCTTGCGGCGGCCACAGCGTGACGGGTGGTGCTGCCCCGTGCCAAGTGATCTGCTTGGGTGGAGCACCACCGCGGGCAGTAGTCCGGTGGTGACACTGCTGCCCGGTGACGGCGGAGGCACGTTGCTGAACGACGACTACGCACGCCTGGTGGGTAACTCGGTCGACTGGGTGCTGTCGTCGGATGCCCGCCAGGCGGCGGCGGCCGCGCCGCGACCGATCGACAGGAACATCGACGACTCCCTCATCCGCGTGAACGGCCGCTGA
- a CDS encoding VOC family protein, which produces MSTESIETAMVVGDARACAAFYRDVLGFEVTREVDLPTAMTDGLGLGDGGRLIWVTAPDGSVVKFFDGGGRRYRPPTQDESGYAHHFITLYVRSLRATLERAQTAGAATQTEPVAVPNGNTICFLRDPAGHTLELIERPANPRAAAEGRR; this is translated from the coding sequence ATGAGCACCGAGTCGATCGAGACGGCCATGGTGGTTGGGGACGCCCGTGCGTGCGCGGCGTTCTACCGTGACGTACTCGGCTTCGAGGTCACCCGAGAGGTCGACCTGCCGACCGCCATGACCGACGGCCTTGGCCTCGGCGACGGAGGGCGCCTAATCTGGGTCACCGCACCGGACGGCAGCGTCGTCAAGTTCTTCGATGGCGGTGGCCGTCGTTACCGTCCCCCAACCCAGGATGAGAGCGGATACGCGCACCACTTCATCACTCTCTACGTTCGGAGTCTCCGCGCAACGCTTGAACGCGCGCAAACGGCAGGCGCTGCGACGCAGACGGAGCCGGTAGCGGTACCGAACGGCAACACGATCTGCTTCCTCCGCGACCCGGCCGGCCACACCCTCGAGTTGATCGAGCGTCCGGCGAATCCGAGGGCCGCGGCGGAGGGTCGGCGATGA
- a CDS encoding TIGR03619 family F420-dependent LLM class oxidoreductase: MTPVGLSVPQLGPHVDRAVLKDFCQSAEALGYGGLWVQEHLFFPYEVASAYAGHKGRPVPEQYRSVLGATQTMAAMAAWTERPVIGSSILVAGYHRPVELAQSLATVDLLSDGRLVAGFSVGWSDEEHAQMDVDPRTRGRRCDELIDALEACWGPDPVEFHGQFFSIPRSDVDPKPVRSPRPPLLSGMLSPRGIERTIAKFDIWNPVGDPAQNRELVDEMNTRRPRGRDPLQVYQRLFLERPGGEDEPNGVDGVLRMVDRSREHRMDAVIIDASFWRGIDSPAAWARLPELLKDCVEAE; the protein is encoded by the coding sequence ATGACACCGGTCGGTCTGTCCGTCCCCCAACTGGGGCCACACGTCGATCGAGCCGTCCTCAAGGACTTCTGCCAGTCCGCCGAGGCGCTGGGGTACGGCGGACTGTGGGTACAGGAACACCTATTCTTCCCCTACGAGGTCGCGTCCGCCTATGCGGGCCACAAAGGACGTCCGGTCCCCGAACAATACCGCTCAGTCCTCGGGGCGACTCAGACGATGGCAGCTATGGCCGCATGGACCGAACGGCCCGTAATCGGGTCGAGCATCCTCGTTGCCGGTTATCACCGGCCTGTTGAACTCGCACAGAGCCTGGCCACGGTTGACCTACTGTCGGATGGCCGGTTGGTTGCCGGTTTCAGCGTCGGGTGGTCTGACGAGGAGCACGCCCAGATGGATGTCGACCCCCGGACACGTGGCCGGCGTTGTGACGAGTTGATAGACGCGCTCGAGGCCTGTTGGGGCCCCGACCCAGTCGAGTTTCATGGCCAATTCTTCTCGATCCCACGGTCGGACGTCGATCCCAAGCCCGTACGTTCACCGCGTCCACCACTGTTATCGGGGATGCTTTCTCCGCGGGGGATCGAACGTACGATCGCGAAATTCGACATCTGGAACCCGGTCGGCGATCCGGCGCAGAACCGTGAGCTGGTTGACGAGATGAACACCCGTCGACCCCGGGGGCGCGATCCACTGCAGGTGTACCAGCGCCTCTTCCTCGAGCGTCCCGGGGGAGAGGACGAGCCCAACGGAGTGGACGGCGTGCTTCGGATGGTGGACCGATCCCGCGAACATCGGATGGACGCCGTAATCATCGACGCGAGTTTCTGGCGGGGAATCGACTCCCCGGCTGCCTGGGCGCGCCTGCCCGAACTTCTCAAGGATTGTGTGGAGGCCGAATGA